In one Bradyrhizobium cosmicum genomic region, the following are encoded:
- a CDS encoding SDR family NAD(P)-dependent oxidoreductase — translation MYLEKFKLNGKTAFITGGGQGIGLGCAEALAEAGAKVIIGDRDGKVADSAQADLKAKGYDIETAIMDVTDTKRVAEVANDLVARHGKVDILVNNAGIARSETPAETVTDEHWLNVIDVNLNGTFWCCREFGKHMLNAKRGAIVNVGSMSGFIVNKPQEQCFYNASKAGVHHLTKSLAAEWGARGIRVNAVAPTYIETPLNAFVKSNAKMYDAWIGGTPMARMGQVEEIASVVLFLSSDAASLMTGSIVLVDGGYTCW, via the coding sequence ATGTACCTGGAAAAATTCAAGCTGAACGGCAAGACCGCGTTCATCACCGGCGGCGGGCAGGGCATTGGCCTCGGCTGCGCCGAGGCGCTGGCGGAAGCCGGCGCGAAGGTCATCATCGGCGACCGCGACGGCAAGGTCGCCGATAGCGCGCAAGCCGACCTGAAAGCAAAGGGCTACGACATCGAAACCGCGATCATGGACGTCACCGACACCAAGCGAGTCGCGGAAGTCGCCAACGACCTCGTTGCCCGCCACGGCAAAGTCGACATCCTCGTCAACAATGCCGGCATAGCACGCAGCGAGACGCCGGCCGAGACCGTCACCGATGAGCATTGGCTCAACGTCATCGACGTCAATCTCAACGGCACCTTCTGGTGCTGCCGCGAGTTCGGCAAGCACATGCTGAACGCCAAACGCGGCGCCATCGTCAATGTCGGCTCGATGTCCGGCTTCATCGTCAACAAGCCGCAGGAGCAGTGCTTCTACAACGCCTCCAAGGCCGGCGTGCACCATCTGACCAAGTCGCTCGCCGCCGAATGGGGCGCGCGCGGCATCCGTGTCAATGCGGTGGCGCCGACATACATCGAAACGCCGCTCAACGCCTTCGTGAAGAGCAACGCCAAGATGTACGACGCCTGGATCGGTGGAACCCCGATGGCGCGGATGGGGCAGGTCGAGGAGATCGCCTCCGTCGTGCTGTTCCTCAGCTCGGATGCCGCGAGCCTGATGACCGGCAGCATCGTGCTGGTGGATGGCGGCTACACTTGCTGGTAG
- a CDS encoding ABC transporter ATP-binding protein, protein MGQITLQDVQKSFGPVHIIKGADLDVADGSFVVFVGPSGCGKTTLLRLIAGLEDVSGGKILIDGKNVVDTPPAKRGLSMVFQSYALYPHMSVRGNIGFGLKMAGLSKDETNRKVEAAAATLNLTPYLDRKPRELSGGQRQRVAIGRAIVREPKAFLFDEPLSNLDAALRVQMRIEVTRLQKQLGTTAIYVTHDQVEAMTMADKIVVLNGGKIEQYGSPLELYEKPANLFVAGFIGSPKMNFVTGELAGQQGATTIGVRPEHLKIERDGAGGWLGTIAVAEHLGSDTFLYVDAGPLGMLTARYIGELSLHAGDRVSLVPDPARIHRFDERGNALRG, encoded by the coding sequence ATGGGTCAGATCACACTTCAGGACGTGCAGAAATCCTTCGGCCCGGTGCACATCATCAAGGGCGCCGATCTCGACGTCGCCGACGGCTCCTTCGTGGTGTTCGTCGGACCGTCGGGCTGCGGCAAGACCACGCTCTTGCGCTTGATCGCGGGGCTTGAGGACGTCAGCGGCGGAAAGATCCTGATCGACGGCAAGAACGTGGTCGACACGCCGCCCGCCAAGCGCGGGCTATCCATGGTGTTCCAGTCCTACGCGCTCTATCCGCATATGAGCGTGCGCGGCAACATCGGCTTTGGCCTGAAGATGGCGGGCCTTTCCAAGGACGAGACCAACCGCAAGGTGGAGGCGGCGGCCGCCACGCTGAACCTGACGCCCTATCTCGACCGCAAGCCGCGCGAACTCTCCGGCGGCCAGCGCCAGCGCGTCGCGATCGGCCGGGCCATCGTCCGCGAGCCCAAGGCGTTCCTGTTCGACGAGCCGCTCTCCAATCTCGACGCGGCGCTGCGCGTGCAGATGCGCATCGAAGTCACGCGGCTCCAGAAGCAGCTCGGTACCACCGCGATCTACGTCACCCACGACCAAGTCGAGGCCATGACCATGGCCGACAAGATCGTCGTGCTCAACGGCGGCAAGATCGAGCAGTATGGCTCACCGCTGGAGCTCTACGAGAAGCCGGCCAATCTCTTCGTCGCCGGCTTCATCGGCTCGCCGAAGATGAATTTTGTCACCGGAGAGCTCGCCGGGCAGCAAGGGGCGACCACCATCGGCGTGAGGCCGGAGCATCTCAAGATCGAGCGCGACGGCGCAGGCGGCTGGCTGGGGACGATCGCGGTCGCCGAGCATCTCGGTAGCGACACCTTCCTCTACGTCGATGCCGGTCCGCTCGGAATGCTGACGGCGCGCTACATCGGCGAATTGAGCCTGCATGCCGGCGACCGCGTGTCGCTGGTGCCGGACCCCGCCCGCATCCACCGCTTCGACGAGCGCGGCAACGCGCTTCGCGGCTAA
- a CDS encoding carbohydrate ABC transporter permease yields MARMATTQRVVISTIGAWFFGFLIFFPILWMVLASFKTELEAFAIPPSFLFFHWTTENYVTVQERSDYLHHAMNSTIIAGGSTLIALLIAIPAAWSMAFSPTKRTKDILLWMLSTKMMPPVGVLVPIYLIYKSFGLLDSRIGLVFILCLGNLPIVIWMLFTYFKEIPRDILEAARMDGATIGRELVYVLTPMAIPGLASTMLLNLILAWNEAFWTLNLSTSNAAPLTTFIASYSSPEGLFWAKLSAASTLAIAPILVLGWFSQKQLVRGLTFGAVK; encoded by the coding sequence ATGGCGCGGATGGCAACGACGCAACGAGTGGTGATTTCGACGATCGGGGCGTGGTTCTTCGGCTTCCTGATCTTCTTTCCGATCCTGTGGATGGTGTTGGCGAGCTTCAAGACCGAGCTGGAGGCCTTCGCCATCCCGCCGTCCTTCCTGTTCTTCCACTGGACCACGGAAAATTACGTGACCGTGCAGGAGCGCAGCGATTATCTGCACCACGCGATGAACTCGACCATCATCGCCGGCGGCTCGACGCTGATTGCGCTCCTGATCGCGATCCCCGCGGCGTGGTCGATGGCGTTCTCGCCGACCAAGCGGACCAAGGATATCCTGCTCTGGATGCTCTCGACCAAGATGATGCCGCCGGTCGGCGTGCTGGTGCCGATCTACCTCATTTACAAGAGCTTCGGCCTGCTGGATTCCCGCATCGGCCTCGTCTTCATCCTGTGCCTCGGCAATCTGCCGATCGTGATCTGGATGCTCTTCACCTATTTCAAGGAGATCCCGCGCGACATCCTTGAAGCCGCGCGCATGGACGGCGCCACCATCGGCCGCGAGCTCGTCTACGTCCTCACGCCGATGGCGATCCCGGGCCTGGCTTCGACCATGCTGCTCAATTTGATCCTGGCCTGGAACGAGGCGTTCTGGACGCTCAATCTGTCGACCTCGAACGCCGCGCCGCTCACCACGTTCATCGCGTCCTATTCGAGCCCGGAAGGGCTGTTCTGGGCCAAGCTGTCGGCGGCATCGACGCTGGCGATCGCGCCCATTCTCGTCCTCGGTTGGTTCAGCCAGAAGCAGCTCGTTCGCGGGCTTACCTTTGGCGCGGTAAAGTAA
- a CDS encoding carbohydrate ABC transporter permease produces the protein MATRQTQILARALLTPAVGLLFIWMIVPLALTIYFSTLHYSLLDPGSESFVGLENFRYFLTDPAFLASLQNTLVLVGSVLALTILLGIPLALLMDQPVIGRNVVRLMVIAPFFVMPTVSALVWKNLLMHPVSGLFAWLAKLIGLTPIDWFTDAPLLAVILIVAWQWLPFATLILLTALQSLDEEQKEAAEMDGASAVSAFIYITLPHLARPVTVVILIETIFLLTVFAEIFVTTGGGPGLQTTNIAFLIYSQALIQYDVGTASAGGLVAVVIANVVAFFLVRIVGRNLET, from the coding sequence ATGGCAACCCGGCAGACGCAAATTCTTGCGCGCGCGCTCCTGACGCCTGCGGTGGGGCTGCTATTCATCTGGATGATCGTCCCGCTCGCGCTGACGATCTATTTCTCCACGCTGCACTACAGCCTGCTCGATCCCGGCTCGGAGTCGTTCGTTGGGCTCGAGAATTTCCGCTACTTCCTGACCGATCCCGCCTTCCTAGCCTCGCTCCAGAATACGCTGGTGCTGGTCGGCTCGGTGCTGGCGCTGACCATCCTGCTCGGCATCCCCCTGGCGCTGCTGATGGACCAGCCGGTGATCGGCCGCAACGTCGTGCGGTTGATGGTAATCGCGCCGTTCTTCGTGATGCCGACGGTGAGCGCGCTGGTCTGGAAGAATCTCCTGATGCATCCGGTGTCCGGCTTGTTCGCCTGGCTCGCCAAGCTGATCGGGCTGACGCCGATCGACTGGTTCACCGATGCGCCGCTGCTCGCGGTGATTCTGATCGTTGCCTGGCAATGGCTGCCGTTCGCGACGCTCATTCTGCTCACCGCGCTGCAATCGCTCGACGAGGAGCAGAAGGAGGCCGCCGAGATGGATGGCGCCAGCGCGGTCTCGGCCTTCATCTACATTACGCTGCCGCATCTTGCGCGGCCCGTTACCGTGGTGATCCTGATCGAGACCATCTTCCTGCTCACGGTGTTCGCCGAGATCTTCGTCACCACCGGCGGCGGGCCGGGCCTTCAGACCACCAACATCGCCTTCCTGATCTATTCGCAGGCGCTGATCCAGTATGACGTCGGCACCGCGTCGGCGGGCGGCCTCGTTGCTGTCGTGATCGCCAACGTCGTGGCCTTCTTTCTCGTCCGCATCGTCGGCCGCAATCTGGAGACCTGA
- a CDS encoding sugar-binding transcriptional regulator produces the protein MAAENEKSRLDDAARAGWLYFIAGHTQDEIAKMLQVSRASAQRLVSLCLAERLITFRLEHPIAACMELAGRLKQRYDLAHCEVVPADPAAPQATAGIAERCANLLDATLRSETPVIVALGTGRAVRAAVERVTPIDRPNHQIVSLVGNISADGSASFYDTVGRLADRTGARHYPMPLPFLMSSEDERNKMVQIEPIAKVKAVAAKADLRLVGIGQMDQKAQVHVDGFVTRDELFEMMRQGAIGEITGWAYDFKGRLLKAGTNKRLTSIPPEVPAKTTTIGAAVGSAKVPAITAALNGRLINGLITDEATARAILER, from the coding sequence ATGGCTGCCGAGAACGAAAAATCCAGGCTCGACGACGCCGCGCGCGCCGGCTGGCTCTATTTCATTGCCGGCCACACCCAGGACGAGATCGCAAAGATGCTCCAGGTGTCGCGGGCGTCGGCGCAGCGGCTGGTCTCGCTGTGCCTCGCCGAGCGGTTGATCACCTTCCGGCTCGAACATCCCATCGCCGCCTGCATGGAGTTGGCCGGGCGCCTGAAGCAGCGTTATGATCTCGCCCATTGCGAGGTGGTTCCTGCAGATCCAGCTGCGCCGCAGGCCACGGCCGGCATCGCCGAGCGCTGTGCCAATCTGCTCGATGCGACGTTGCGCTCCGAGACGCCTGTCATCGTCGCGCTCGGTACGGGGCGGGCGGTGCGCGCTGCCGTCGAGCGCGTCACGCCGATCGATCGGCCAAATCATCAGATCGTCTCGCTGGTCGGCAATATCTCCGCCGATGGTTCGGCGAGCTTCTACGATACTGTCGGCCGGCTCGCGGACCGCACCGGCGCGCGCCACTATCCGATGCCGCTGCCGTTCCTGATGTCGTCGGAGGACGAACGCAACAAGATGGTGCAGATCGAGCCGATCGCGAAGGTGAAGGCGGTTGCGGCCAAGGCGGACTTGCGCCTCGTCGGCATCGGCCAGATGGACCAGAAGGCGCAGGTGCATGTCGACGGCTTCGTCACCCGCGACGAACTGTTCGAGATGATGCGGCAGGGCGCCATCGGCGAAATCACCGGCTGGGCCTATGATTTCAAGGGCCGCCTGCTCAAAGCCGGCACCAACAAGCGCCTGACCAGCATTCCGCCGGAAGTGCCGGCGAAGACGACGACGATCGGCGCCGCGGTCGGCTCGGCCAAGGTGCCGGCGATCACGGCGGCGCTGAACGGGCGGCTGATCAACGGCCTGATCACGGACGAGGCCACCGCGCGGGCAATATTGGAGCGTTGA
- a CDS encoding HAD family hydrolase, with translation MDQSRARPDLIIFDCDGVLVDSELLSCRCLSDVLAEFGIMLSEEQALELFLGRSTKAIEQHYRELGQVVPDGFLPRLKSHVLETFARALEPIPGIADVVSGLRAPFCVASSSDIDRVSLSLDVTGLRVHFGDRLYTAQMVEHGKPAPDLFLYAAGKMGMQPPRTLVIEDSVSGVLAAKAAGMIVWGFVGGSHYRGRDGRATLSAAGADRVFSRMTDFWKDI, from the coding sequence ATGGACCAAAGCCGGGCCAGACCCGATCTGATCATCTTCGACTGCGACGGCGTGCTTGTCGACAGCGAGTTGTTGAGCTGCCGTTGCCTGTCCGACGTGCTGGCCGAATTCGGCATCATGCTCAGCGAGGAGCAGGCGCTCGAGCTCTTTCTCGGTCGCAGCACGAAGGCGATCGAGCAGCACTATCGTGAACTAGGGCAAGTCGTGCCGGACGGCTTTCTGCCGCGCTTGAAGTCACATGTGCTCGAGACCTTCGCGCGGGCACTCGAGCCGATTCCGGGCATTGCCGACGTGGTGTCCGGATTGCGCGCGCCGTTTTGCGTGGCGTCATCCAGCGACATCGACCGCGTCTCGCTCTCGCTCGATGTCACCGGTCTCCGGGTGCATTTCGGCGACCGGCTCTACACTGCGCAGATGGTCGAGCACGGCAAGCCGGCGCCGGATCTTTTTCTCTATGCGGCTGGCAAGATGGGTATGCAACCTCCGCGCACGCTGGTGATCGAGGACAGCGTCAGCGGCGTGCTAGCCGCCAAGGCTGCCGGCATGATCGTCTGGGGATTTGTCGGCGGTAGCCATTATCGCGGGCGTGACGGCCGCGCTACACTGTCCGCCGCCGGGGCCGATCGGGTCTTTTCGCGCATGACCGATTTCTGGAAGGACATTTGA
- a CDS encoding nitric oxide reductase activation protein NorD yields MLDFLELEETVGRAWHRLVGVTASYPVHAEHAVSLADVRNRIAIMFRAFGGESGVQIVSASARQTGHRLGWRQRIGLGDERVDQPGRDAATIFLPDSIAIFPDRELNAALYRWLAAWFAFAPAEAIEESDPLRRDLSMLRRASEIAVLVLTQCPGLADDYARLSAATAMARPHRPLPRIEQDVEQIVLALLGADTPPAGQLWPAMMGTGPLPDKAPPGYRSILPCPLWGDCWTRELSPGHAGDDECAPAAAPAVSDDRKRFAVREREDGANRRDPFVLNRFEKILAMAEMVNVDRPADDSDDEDARKAADDLEEITLGRRSGKPASRLKFDLDLPPQALDASRLNADLTYPEWDYRTGSYLRDHCRVLAAPASELGESWTPDEAMRRHIRHVRRRFEILRPRHELMRAQADGHDLDLDALVRARCDLRAGGNGAGLDRVHMAMRPQGHDLAVTLLVDVSLSTDAWVDGYRVLDVEKEALLVLAHGLSACGDHHSILTFTSRRRSWVRLETVKAFGEPMSGAVERRIGALGPGYYTRIGAAVRHATAELARQPQRKKLLLVLTDGKPNDVDHYEGRFAVEDTRKSIQDARRLGIAVFGVTVDATAQSYFPTLFGRSGYAIVGNIRRLPAALPAIYRLVAH; encoded by the coding sequence CGCGCGTTCGGTGGTGAGAGCGGCGTCCAGATCGTCAGCGCCAGCGCTCGCCAGACCGGCCACCGGCTCGGATGGCGGCAGCGGATCGGGCTCGGCGACGAGCGCGTCGATCAGCCGGGGCGGGATGCGGCGACGATCTTCCTGCCTGATAGCATCGCGATCTTTCCCGATCGCGAGCTGAACGCCGCGCTGTACAGGTGGCTCGCCGCGTGGTTCGCATTTGCGCCCGCTGAGGCGATCGAGGAGTCCGATCCGCTGCGGCGCGATCTGTCGATGCTGCGGCGAGCCAGCGAGATCGCAGTGCTCGTGCTGACCCAATGCCCAGGTCTCGCCGATGACTACGCACGGCTGTCGGCGGCGACCGCCATGGCGCGGCCGCACCGCCCGTTGCCGCGCATCGAGCAGGATGTGGAGCAGATCGTGCTCGCTCTGCTCGGTGCCGATACGCCGCCTGCGGGCCAGCTGTGGCCGGCCATGATGGGGACGGGGCCGCTGCCGGACAAGGCGCCGCCAGGCTATCGTTCGATCCTGCCGTGCCCGCTCTGGGGCGACTGCTGGACCCGCGAACTCTCGCCGGGACATGCGGGGGACGATGAGTGTGCCCCGGCCGCAGCGCCTGCGGTCTCGGACGATCGCAAACGTTTCGCCGTCCGCGAGCGCGAGGACGGTGCCAATCGCCGCGATCCGTTCGTGCTCAACCGCTTCGAAAAGATCCTGGCAATGGCCGAGATGGTCAATGTCGACCGTCCCGCTGACGACAGCGACGACGAGGACGCGCGGAAGGCGGCCGACGATCTCGAGGAGATCACGCTCGGCCGCCGCAGCGGCAAGCCGGCGAGCCGGCTCAAATTCGACCTCGATCTGCCGCCTCAAGCGCTCGATGCCTCGCGATTGAACGCGGACCTGACCTATCCCGAATGGGATTATCGCACCGGCTCCTATCTGCGCGATCATTGCCGCGTCCTCGCAGCTCCAGCCTCCGAACTGGGCGAGAGCTGGACGCCGGACGAGGCCATGCGCCGGCACATCCGCCATGTGCGCCGCCGCTTCGAGATCCTGCGGCCGCGTCACGAATTGATGCGCGCCCAGGCCGACGGGCATGACCTCGACCTCGATGCCCTGGTGCGCGCGCGCTGCGATCTTCGCGCCGGGGGCAATGGCGCGGGTCTCGATCGCGTCCACATGGCGATGCGGCCGCAGGGGCACGATCTAGCTGTGACGCTGCTCGTCGACGTCTCGCTCTCGACCGACGCCTGGGTCGATGGCTATCGCGTGCTCGATGTCGAGAAGGAGGCGCTGCTCGTGCTCGCGCACGGGCTCTCGGCCTGCGGCGATCACCATAGCATCCTGACCTTCACCTCGCGTCGGCGCTCCTGGGTACGGCTCGAGACCGTCAAGGCGTTTGGCGAGCCGATGAGCGGAGCGGTCGAGCGGCGGATCGGCGCGCTCGGGCCAGGCTATTACACGCGGATCGGCGCGGCAGTGCGCCACGCGACGGCCGAGCTTGCGCGCCAGCCGCAGCGCAAGAAATTGCTGCTGGTTCTCACCGACGGCAAGCCGAACGATGTCGACCACTACGAGGGGCGCTTTGCCGTCGAGGACACCCGCAAATCCATTCAGGACGCGCGACGGCTCGGAATCGCGGTTTTCGGCGTCACCGTCGATGCAACCGCGCAGTCTTATTTCCCAACGCTGTTCGGCCGCAGCGGCTACGCCATCGTCGGCAACATCCGCCGCTTGCCGGCTGCGCTGCCCGCGATCTACCGGCTGGTGGCCCATTGA